The following coding sequences are from one Pseudomonas oryzae window:
- a CDS encoding efflux RND transporter periplasmic adaptor subunit has translation MKNWLPSLGSVLLTLVAVAAAGLVSLHLWDYYMQAPWTRDGRVHADVIQVAPDVSGLVSELLVRDNQRVSRGQPLFVIDRARFELAVQKAAARVRERRAQLAQARREAQRNRVLRDLIAAETVEEGDTLVQRSEAALATAEAALGSARLDLERTRVLSPVDGYIGDRTVRVGDYVKTGTPVLSIVDTGSLRVEGYFEETKLHAIAIGQPVDIVLMGEAEHLRGHVQSIAAGIEDRDRNRGESLLPDIDPSFNWVRLAQRIPVRVSIDSTPQDIRLVVGRTATLSVQPWPTAPQPVAARQAAP, from the coding sequence GTGAAGAACTGGCTACCCTCCCTTGGCTCCGTGCTGCTGACCCTGGTCGCCGTGGCCGCCGCCGGCCTCGTCAGCCTGCACCTGTGGGACTACTACATGCAGGCGCCGTGGACCCGCGACGGCCGCGTGCACGCCGACGTCATCCAGGTCGCCCCCGACGTCTCCGGGCTGGTCAGCGAACTCCTGGTGCGCGACAACCAGCGGGTCAGCCGCGGCCAGCCACTGTTCGTCATCGACCGCGCGCGCTTCGAGCTGGCGGTGCAGAAGGCCGCGGCGCGGGTGCGCGAACGCCGCGCCCAGCTCGCGCAGGCGCGCCGCGAGGCCCAGCGCAACCGCGTGCTCAGGGACCTGATCGCCGCCGAGACGGTCGAGGAAGGCGACACCCTGGTGCAGCGCAGCGAGGCCGCGCTGGCCACCGCCGAGGCGGCGCTCGGCAGCGCGCGGCTCGACCTCGAGCGCACCCGCGTGCTCAGCCCGGTGGACGGCTACATCGGTGACCGCACCGTGCGCGTCGGCGACTACGTGAAGACCGGCACGCCGGTGCTGTCGATCGTCGACACCGGCTCGCTGCGCGTGGAGGGCTACTTCGAGGAGACCAAGCTGCACGCCATCGCCATCGGTCAGCCGGTGGACATCGTCCTGATGGGCGAGGCGGAGCACCTGCGCGGCCACGTGCAGAGCATCGCCGCCGGCATCGAGGACCGCGACCGCAACCGCGGCGAGAGCCTGCTGCCGGACATCGACCCGAGCTTCAACTGGGTGCGCCTGGCGCAGCGCATCCCGGTGCGGGTGAGCATCGACAGCACCCCGCAAGACATCCGCCTGGTGGTCGGCCGCACCGCCACCCTCAGCGTGCAGCCGTGGCCGACCGCGCCGCAGCCGGTCGCTGCCCGGCAGGCCGCGCCATGA
- a CDS encoding DUF1656 domain-containing protein: protein MSGHFDLYGVFVPSLLLLLLAAYAVKSLLRALLARLGVYRWVWHPPLFNLALYVLVLGALFTLAPGIRS, encoded by the coding sequence ATGAGCGGCCATTTCGACCTCTACGGCGTGTTCGTGCCGAGCCTGCTGCTCCTGCTGCTGGCCGCCTACGCGGTGAAGAGCCTTCTGCGCGCGCTGCTCGCGCGCCTCGGCGTCTACCGCTGGGTCTGGCACCCGCCGCTGTTCAACCTCGCCCTGTACGTGCTGGTACTGGGCGCCCTGTTCACCCTCGCCCCGGGAATCCGATCGTGA
- a CDS encoding FUSC family protein: protein MNLPSWREWLYSAKALLAALLALYIALALPLDNPYWAMASVYVVSHPLSGATRSKALFRALGTLLGAAAAVAMLPPLVHQPVLLSLAVALWVGTLLFLSLLDRTPRSYIFMLAAYSVPLIAMGQVEHPQTIFAVALARSEEILLGITCAALVNAVLLPSRIAPVLGARMDALLGDARRWIARGLALDAPAGAAPRALQRLLADVMALDGLIVQLSYDSASHLPARHARQFRARLAMLPPQVDALLDPLRRLQALSGRLPAELAELLERLNAWLQHGDADGARQLRERSTRLETWLDDRPPAQALLIAGAMRQLRQLLDLWQDCLHLRASFADHPGPTQTLRYKVRQLVGAPQHFDYGLLAFSAASVGLSVFVACLLWIAVGWDYGFSGIFMVAVVGCFFAGQDDPAPFIRTFLLWTLIATAAAGLYLFGVLPFVHDFAMLAIALAVPLLLAGTLTGRPQFNMAVMLFAVQTISSLTLQDSYRANFPLFADVALSNVLGLLFALVWARLSKPFGAEWAARRLARATWRDLGELARGARAEDPDRVAARTIDRASQLLPRLGQIGAPGLALADLTRDLRVCFRLLDLQRSLPAASRRQVEPVLAALHGYFAACAAAGRQLALPDVLAGQLEASLAALLALPGAPAHKAAAALAGLQLALYPAPAAARPVPDLAGAPA, encoded by the coding sequence ATGAACCTACCTAGCTGGCGCGAATGGCTGTATTCGGCCAAGGCCCTGCTGGCCGCCCTGCTGGCCCTGTACATCGCCCTCGCGCTGCCCCTCGACAACCCCTACTGGGCCATGGCCTCGGTGTACGTTGTGTCCCATCCGCTGTCCGGGGCGACGCGCTCCAAGGCGCTGTTCCGCGCCCTCGGCACCCTGCTCGGCGCCGCCGCCGCGGTGGCCATGCTGCCGCCTCTGGTGCACCAGCCGGTGCTGCTCAGCCTGGCGGTGGCGCTGTGGGTCGGCACGCTGCTGTTCCTCTCCCTGCTCGACCGCACGCCGCGCAGCTACATCTTCATGCTGGCGGCCTACAGCGTGCCGCTGATCGCCATGGGCCAGGTCGAGCATCCGCAGACCATCTTCGCCGTGGCGCTGGCGCGCAGCGAGGAGATCCTGCTCGGCATCACCTGCGCCGCGCTGGTCAACGCCGTGCTGCTGCCCAGCCGCATCGCCCCGGTGCTCGGCGCGCGCATGGACGCCCTGCTCGGCGACGCGCGGCGCTGGATCGCCCGGGGCCTCGCCCTCGACGCCCCCGCCGGCGCCGCGCCGCGCGCCCTGCAGCGGCTGCTCGCCGACGTGATGGCGCTGGACGGCCTGATCGTGCAGCTGTCCTACGACAGCGCCAGCCACCTGCCGGCGCGCCACGCCCGCCAGTTCCGCGCGCGCCTGGCCATGCTGCCGCCGCAGGTCGACGCGCTGCTCGACCCGCTGCGCCGCCTGCAGGCGCTGTCCGGCCGCTTGCCGGCGGAACTCGCCGAGCTGCTCGAACGCCTGAACGCCTGGCTGCAGCACGGCGACGCCGACGGCGCGCGCCAGCTGCGCGAGCGCAGCACGCGCCTGGAAACCTGGCTGGACGACCGTCCGCCGGCGCAGGCCCTGCTGATCGCCGGCGCGATGCGTCAGCTGCGCCAGCTGCTCGACCTGTGGCAGGACTGCCTGCACCTGCGCGCCAGCTTCGCCGATCATCCGGGGCCGACGCAGACGCTGCGCTACAAGGTGCGCCAGCTGGTCGGCGCGCCGCAGCACTTCGACTATGGCCTGCTGGCCTTCTCCGCCGCCTCGGTGGGCCTGTCGGTGTTCGTCGCCTGCCTGCTGTGGATCGCCGTCGGCTGGGACTACGGCTTCAGCGGCATCTTCATGGTCGCGGTGGTCGGCTGCTTCTTCGCTGGCCAGGACGACCCGGCGCCGTTCATCCGCACCTTCCTGCTGTGGACGCTGATCGCCACCGCCGCCGCCGGCCTCTATCTGTTCGGCGTGCTGCCCTTCGTCCACGACTTCGCCATGCTGGCGATCGCCCTGGCGGTGCCGCTGCTGCTCGCCGGCACCCTCACCGGGCGGCCGCAGTTCAACATGGCGGTGATGCTGTTCGCCGTGCAGACCATCTCCAGCCTGACCCTGCAGGACAGCTACCGTGCCAACTTCCCGCTGTTCGCCGACGTCGCCCTGTCCAACGTGCTCGGCCTGTTGTTCGCCCTGGTCTGGGCGCGGCTGAGCAAGCCGTTCGGCGCCGAGTGGGCGGCGCGGCGCCTGGCCCGCGCCACCTGGCGCGATCTGGGCGAACTGGCGCGCGGCGCGCGGGCCGAGGACCCGGACCGGGTCGCCGCGCGGACGATCGACCGCGCCAGCCAGCTGCTGCCGCGCCTCGGCCAGATCGGCGCGCCCGGTCTGGCGCTGGCCGACCTCACCCGCGACCTGCGCGTGTGCTTCCGCCTGCTCGACCTGCAGCGCAGCCTGCCGGCGGCCAGCCGGCGCCAGGTCGAGCCGGTGCTCGCCGCGCTGCACGGCTACTTCGCCGCCTGCGCCGCCGCGGGCCGCCAGCTGGCGCTGCCGGACGTCCTGGCCGGGCAGCTGGAGGCCAGCCTGGCGGCGCTGCTCGCGCTGCCCGGCGCACCGGCGCACAAGGCCGCCGCGGCATTGGCCGGCCTGCAGCTGGCGCTGTATCCCGCGCCGGCCGCCGCGCGCCCCGTCCCCGACCTCGCCGGAGCCCCCGCATGA
- a CDS encoding helix-turn-helix domain-containing protein — translation MKGKRIPNYALYGETASPLWHDLLHVEWIHERSLLYRGEIEPHRHDALVQFLYVRCGSGTLSVEHRRLAIVAPCLILLPCGVVHAFSHSLDTDGLVITAAHRPLESMARIASAELAALLQRPALIPLPWPADGGEPLWPLLQLLEQEAGSEAPGHTAAGLALLVTLLVHISRLAQPQPGSLPPAGRGRRAALLAQFRELVNRQFRQHWPLELYASHLGISVAQLGRICREEVGESAMNLVNARLMREAQRQLAYSELEVKQIAHDLGFRDTSYFSRYFRKQAGIQPGAFREAFRKAEPAARPG, via the coding sequence ATGAAAGGCAAGCGCATCCCCAACTACGCCCTCTACGGCGAGACGGCCAGTCCGCTGTGGCACGACCTGCTGCACGTCGAGTGGATCCACGAGCGCAGCCTGCTGTACCGCGGCGAGATCGAGCCGCACCGCCACGACGCCCTGGTGCAGTTTCTCTATGTGCGCTGCGGCTCCGGCACCCTCAGCGTCGAGCACCGCCGCTTGGCGATAGTCGCGCCCTGCCTGATCCTGCTGCCGTGCGGCGTGGTGCACGCCTTCAGCCACAGCCTGGATACCGACGGCCTGGTGATCACCGCCGCGCACCGCCCGCTGGAGTCGATGGCGCGCATCGCCTCGGCCGAGCTGGCCGCCCTGCTGCAGCGTCCGGCGCTGATCCCGCTGCCCTGGCCGGCCGACGGCGGCGAGCCGCTGTGGCCGCTGCTGCAGCTGCTCGAACAGGAGGCCGGCAGCGAGGCGCCGGGGCACACGGCCGCCGGCCTCGCCCTGTTGGTCACCCTGCTGGTGCACATCTCGCGCCTGGCCCAGCCGCAGCCGGGCAGCCTGCCGCCGGCCGGTCGCGGGCGGCGCGCCGCGCTGCTCGCCCAGTTCCGCGAGCTGGTCAACCGCCAGTTCCGCCAGCACTGGCCGCTGGAGCTGTACGCCAGCCATCTCGGCATCAGCGTCGCCCAGCTCGGCCGCATCTGCCGCGAGGAGGTCGGCGAGTCGGCGATGAACCTGGTCAACGCGCGGCTGATGCGCGAGGCGCAGCGCCAGCTCGCCTACTCGGAGCTGGAGGTCAAGCAGATCGCCCACGACCTCGGCTTCCGCGACACCTCCTACTTCAGCCGCTACTTCCGCAAGCAGGCCGGCATCCAGCCCGGCGCCTTCCGCGAGGCGTTCCGCAAGGCCGAGCCGGCCGCGCGCCCGGGCTGA
- a CDS encoding DUF2790 domain-containing protein: protein MKAWTLLALAGVSCMALAGEPPAAGDRQAAKVERYEYGMELDVARVIQPAEVPSSCGVEPVRMVYEDHQGQRHTLEYLVVGSGCSGG, encoded by the coding sequence ATGAAAGCGTGGACCTTGCTGGCTCTGGCCGGGGTTTCGTGCATGGCGCTGGCCGGCGAACCGCCGGCGGCGGGTGATCGGCAAGCGGCGAAAGTCGAACGTTATGAATACGGCATGGAGCTGGATGTGGCGCGCGTCATCCAGCCGGCCGAGGTGCCCAGCAGCTGCGGCGTGGAGCCGGTGCGGATGGTCTACGAGGACCACCAGGGCCAGCGCCACACCCTGGAGTACCTGGTGGTGGGCAGCGGCTGCAGCGGCGGTTGA
- a CDS encoding nuclear transport factor 2 family protein — MRAADVLQAYYAAFNAGDMPAFLDLLTDDVVHDINQGERQVGKAVFAAFMAKMNRCYRERLTDIVIMTSADGTRGAAEFVVHGEYLADDEGLPPANGQTYVLPAGAFFEIRDGKVARISNYYNLNDWIAQVN; from the coding sequence ATGCGCGCAGCCGACGTACTCCAGGCCTACTACGCCGCCTTCAACGCAGGCGACATGCCCGCCTTCCTCGACCTGCTCACCGACGACGTGGTGCACGACATCAACCAGGGCGAGCGCCAGGTCGGCAAGGCCGTGTTCGCCGCGTTCATGGCCAAGATGAACCGCTGCTACCGCGAGCGCCTGACCGACATCGTGATCATGACCAGCGCCGACGGCACGCGCGGCGCCGCCGAATTCGTGGTGCACGGCGAGTACCTGGCCGACGACGAGGGCCTGCCGCCGGCCAACGGCCAGACCTACGTGCTGCCGGCCGGCGCCTTCTTCGAGATCCGCGACGGCAAGGTGGCGCGCATCAGCAACTACTACAACCTCAACGACTGGATCGCCCAAGTGAATTGA
- a CDS encoding GNAT family N-acetyltransferase, with amino-acid sequence MEIRLLQGAAIASHIEDLARLRITVFREFPYLYDGSPAYEAEYLATYANAADSLCVLVLDGGRVVGASTALPLADETEEFRRPFVAAGRDCARVFYFGESLLLPEYRNRGLGVRFFAEREAHARRLGRFDCCAFCAVQRPAEHPRRPADYQPLDAFWQRRGFRHHPELRTEYHWQDLDEDAESAKPMSFWLKELTP; translated from the coding sequence ATGGAAATCCGCCTGCTTCAGGGCGCGGCCATCGCCTCGCACATCGAGGACCTGGCGCGCCTGCGCATCACCGTGTTCCGCGAGTTCCCCTACCTCTACGACGGCAGCCCGGCCTACGAGGCCGAGTACCTGGCCACCTACGCCAACGCGGCGGACAGCCTGTGCGTGCTGGTGCTCGACGGCGGGCGGGTGGTCGGCGCCTCCACCGCGCTGCCGCTGGCCGACGAGACCGAGGAGTTCCGCCGGCCGTTCGTCGCCGCCGGGCGGGACTGCGCGCGGGTGTTCTACTTCGGCGAGTCGCTGCTGCTGCCGGAATACCGCAACCGCGGCCTCGGCGTGCGCTTCTTCGCCGAGCGCGAGGCCCATGCGCGGCGCCTGGGGCGCTTCGACTGCTGCGCCTTCTGCGCGGTGCAGCGCCCGGCCGAGCATCCGCGCCGCCCGGCCGACTACCAGCCGCTCGACGCCTTCTGGCAGCGCCGCGGCTTCCGTCACCATCCCGAGCTGCGCACCGAATACCACTGGCAGGATCTCGACGAGGACGCCGAGTCGGCCAAGCCGATGTCCTTCTGGCTCAAGGAGCTCACCCCATGA
- a CDS encoding carbon-nitrogen hydrolase family protein, translating to MIRVAACQYAIELLEDWEAYAAHLTALCAEAAAQDAQLLLLPEYAGLVLSGQLPPQQRGDLHASIAGIQPLLPRWLELCAALARSLNVYLQPGSLPVRDADGRYRNRAFLFGPEGLLGHQDKLVMTRFERELWQIDGGAGLRVFDTALGRLGILICYDNEFPLLARRLAEAGADLILAPSCTDTEAGFFRVRIGAQARALENQIAVLQAPTVGLAPWSPALDENIGRAALYVPSDYGLPASGVVAESAELCPARSQWLVADLDLEQVRRVRGAGQVFIRRDWPEQFEPARVFLSTPE from the coding sequence ATGATCCGCGTCGCCGCCTGCCAGTACGCCATCGAGCTGCTGGAAGACTGGGAGGCCTATGCCGCCCACCTCACCGCGCTGTGCGCGGAGGCCGCCGCGCAGGACGCGCAGTTGCTGCTGCTGCCCGAGTACGCCGGGCTGGTGCTCTCCGGCCAGCTGCCGCCGCAGCAGCGCGGCGACCTGCACGCCTCGATCGCCGGCATCCAGCCGCTGCTGCCGCGCTGGCTGGAACTCTGTGCGGCGCTGGCTCGCAGCCTGAACGTTTACCTGCAGCCCGGCTCGCTGCCGGTGCGGGATGCCGACGGCCGCTATCGCAACCGCGCCTTCCTGTTCGGCCCCGAGGGCCTGCTCGGCCACCAGGACAAGCTGGTGATGACCCGCTTCGAGCGCGAGCTGTGGCAGATCGACGGCGGCGCGGGCCTCAGGGTGTTCGATACCGCGCTCGGTCGCCTGGGCATCCTGATCTGCTACGACAACGAGTTCCCGCTGCTGGCCCGCCGCCTGGCCGAGGCCGGCGCCGACCTGATCCTCGCGCCGAGCTGCACCGATACCGAGGCGGGCTTCTTCCGCGTGCGCATCGGCGCCCAGGCGCGCGCGCTGGAGAACCAGATCGCCGTGCTGCAGGCGCCGACCGTGGGCCTGGCGCCCTGGTCGCCGGCGCTCGACGAGAACATCGGCCGCGCCGCGCTCTATGTGCCCTCGGACTACGGTCTGCCGGCCAGCGGGGTGGTCGCCGAGAGCGCCGAGCTGTGCCCGGCGCGCAGCCAGTGGCTGGTCGCCGATCTCGATCTCGAGCAGGTGCGTCGGGTGCGCGGCGCGGGCCAGGTGTTCATCCGCCGCGACTGGCCGGAGCAGTTCGAGCCGGCGCGGGTGTTCCTCAGCACGCCTGAGTGA
- a CDS encoding acyl-CoA thioesterase, whose protein sequence is MARLQLDLPEDGFRFSTRMTVRSTDINAGQHLGNDALVSMLSEARSRFLFAEGIDDAGDEDGLGIVVTDLATLYKAEAFARDELLFEVGVMDFNKYGGDITFRVSRPDDGALIALAKNGFVFFDYRASRVTPMPESFRARFPGVTQAC, encoded by the coding sequence ATGGCCCGCCTGCAGCTCGACCTTCCCGAAGACGGTTTCCGCTTCTCCACGCGCATGACCGTGCGCAGCACCGACATCAACGCCGGCCAGCACCTGGGCAACGACGCGCTGGTGTCGATGCTGTCCGAGGCGCGCTCGCGCTTCCTGTTCGCCGAGGGCATCGACGACGCCGGCGACGAGGACGGCCTGGGCATCGTGGTCACCGACCTCGCCACCCTGTACAAGGCCGAGGCCTTCGCCCGCGACGAGCTGCTGTTCGAGGTCGGCGTGATGGACTTCAACAAGTACGGCGGCGACATCACCTTCCGCGTCAGCCGCCCGGACGACGGCGCGCTGATCGCCCTGGCGAAGAACGGCTTCGTGTTCTTCGACTACCGCGCCAGCCGGGTGACGCCGATGCCGGAGAGCTTCCGCGCGCGCTTCCCCGGCGTCACTCAGGCGTGCTGA
- a CDS encoding DNA-3-methyladenine glycosylase family protein: MPSQIRDYRAASVFLAALDADWARLVEQVGPCTLECQAAREPFEALVRAVAHQQLHARAAESILARMLALYPDTPFPAPEQLLATDFDALRGTGLSARKVETLRGIAEGALSGLVPSGAEAARLDDAALIERLVTLRGIGRWTVEMLLIFTLERRDVLPVDDFGVRNGYRRLKRLEKLPTPRELARIGQAYSPWRTVAAWYLWRVPQPAP, from the coding sequence ATGCCCAGTCAGATCCGCGACTACCGCGCCGCCAGCGTCTTTCTCGCGGCGCTCGACGCCGACTGGGCGCGCCTGGTCGAGCAGGTCGGCCCCTGCACCCTGGAGTGCCAGGCGGCGCGCGAGCCCTTCGAGGCGCTGGTGCGCGCGGTGGCCCACCAGCAACTGCACGCGCGCGCTGCCGAGAGCATCCTCGCGCGGATGCTCGCCCTGTATCCCGACACGCCCTTCCCCGCCCCAGAGCAACTGCTGGCCACCGACTTCGACGCCCTGCGCGGCACCGGCCTGTCGGCGCGCAAGGTGGAGACCCTGCGCGGCATCGCCGAGGGCGCGCTGAGCGGCCTGGTGCCAAGCGGCGCGGAGGCCGCAAGGCTGGACGACGCGGCGCTGATCGAGCGGCTGGTGACCCTGCGCGGCATCGGCCGCTGGACGGTGGAGATGCTGCTGATCTTCACCCTCGAACGCCGCGACGTGCTGCCGGTGGACGACTTCGGCGTGCGCAACGGCTATCGTCGCCTCAAGCGCCTGGAGAAGCTGCCGACGCCGCGCGAGCTGGCGCGCATCGGGCAGGCCTACAGCCCGTGGCGCACGGTGGCCGCCTGGTACCTGTGGCGGGTGCCGCAGCCGGCGCCGTAG
- the ada gene encoding bifunctional DNA-binding transcriptional regulator/O6-methylguanine-DNA methyltransferase Ada — protein sequence MTTVKTAEQAAALAAATLADPRWAAVLARDAAADGQFVYSVRTTGVYCRPSCPSRHARPEHVSFHASAAAAEQAGFRPCRRCQPQQPSPAERQAARIAEACRILDSEEAPALAELAARLGLSPWHFHRQFRQITGVTPRAWAAARRAERLRRELGQQDSVTAAIYAAGYNASSRCYAESDAVLGMSPGAWRAGGRGQTIRFAIGQCALGAILVAQSARGLCAILLGDDPAELLADLERRFPEAELIGGDAGFERLVAQVVGFVEAPRLGLDLPLDLRGTAFQQRVWQALRAIPPGRTLSYAELAERIGAPKAVRAVAGACAANALAVAIPCHRVVRSDGGLSGYRWGVERKRALLQREAEE from the coding sequence ATGACCACCGTCAAGACCGCAGAACAGGCCGCCGCACTGGCCGCCGCCACCCTCGCCGATCCGCGCTGGGCTGCGGTGCTGGCGCGCGACGCGGCGGCCGACGGCCAGTTCGTCTACTCGGTGCGCACCACCGGGGTTTACTGCCGGCCATCCTGCCCGTCGCGGCACGCGCGCCCGGAGCATGTGAGCTTCCACGCCAGCGCCGCGGCGGCCGAACAGGCCGGTTTCCGCCCGTGCCGGCGCTGCCAGCCGCAGCAGCCGTCCCCGGCCGAACGGCAGGCAGCGCGGATCGCCGAGGCATGCCGCATCCTCGACAGCGAGGAAGCGCCGGCGCTGGCCGAACTGGCTGCGCGGCTCGGTCTCAGTCCCTGGCACTTCCACCGCCAGTTCCGCCAGATCACCGGGGTGACGCCGCGCGCCTGGGCCGCCGCCCGCCGCGCCGAGCGCCTGCGCCGCGAGCTGGGCCAGCAGGACTCGGTCACCGCGGCGATCTACGCCGCCGGCTACAACGCCAGCAGCCGCTGCTACGCCGAGAGCGACGCGGTGCTCGGCATGAGCCCGGGCGCCTGGCGCGCCGGCGGCCGCGGCCAGACCATCCGCTTCGCCATCGGCCAGTGCGCGCTGGGCGCCATCCTGGTGGCGCAGAGCGCGCGCGGCCTGTGCGCCATCCTGCTCGGCGACGATCCCGCCGAGCTGCTCGCCGACCTCGAGCGGCGCTTCCCCGAGGCCGAGCTGATCGGCGGCGACGCCGGGTTCGAGCGCCTGGTGGCGCAGGTGGTCGGCTTCGTCGAGGCGCCGCGCCTGGGCCTCGACCTGCCGCTGGACCTGCGCGGCACCGCCTTCCAGCAGCGCGTCTGGCAGGCCCTGCGCGCCATCCCGCCGGGCCGCACGCTGAGCTACGCCGAACTGGCCGAGCGCATCGGCGCGCCGAAGGCGGTGCGCGCGGTGGCCGGCGCCTGCGCGGCCAATGCGCTGGCGGTGGCCATCCCCTGCCACCGCGTGGTGCGCAGCGACGGCGGGCTGTCCGGCTACCGCTGGGGCGTGGAGCGCAAGCGCGCGCTGCTGCAGCGCGAGGCGGAGGAGTGA
- a CDS encoding AraC family transcriptional regulator, which translates to MSRDTLSDLLRAVRLRGAVFYYVSNWADWAAEAPPAREIAAAVLPGAEHVIEFHMVARGSGWAALGGEPPVRLECGDIVMFPHGDAHVLSSAPGLAPQRIGVEWVFATRHQPKPMPVAFHSGVREPGASLPVAEADTVLVCGFLGCDLRPFNPLIAALPRLLHLPAARAGGWVARVIEQAAVESSERRPGAEAVLERLAEMMFVDTARRYLDDLPADATGWLAGLRDRHVGRALALLHEAPQRAWSMDELSREVGLSRSALHERFLQFLAQPPMHYLAQWRIQLASRLLRESNHTVAAIAQEVGYESEAAFSRAFRRLVGVPPATWRRSVAAPRA; encoded by the coding sequence ATGAGTCGAGACACGCTGTCGGACCTGCTGCGCGCCGTGCGCCTGCGCGGCGCGGTGTTCTACTACGTGAGCAACTGGGCGGACTGGGCCGCCGAGGCGCCGCCGGCGCGGGAGATCGCCGCGGCGGTGCTGCCCGGCGCCGAGCACGTCATCGAGTTCCACATGGTCGCCCGCGGCAGCGGCTGGGCGGCGCTCGGCGGCGAGCCGCCGGTGCGCCTGGAGTGCGGCGACATCGTGATGTTCCCGCACGGCGACGCCCACGTGCTGTCCAGCGCGCCGGGGCTGGCGCCGCAGCGCATCGGCGTCGAGTGGGTGTTCGCCACCCGCCACCAGCCCAAGCCCATGCCGGTCGCCTTCCACAGCGGCGTGCGCGAGCCGGGCGCCAGCCTGCCGGTGGCCGAGGCCGACACCGTGCTGGTGTGCGGCTTCCTCGGCTGCGACCTGCGCCCCTTCAACCCGCTGATCGCCGCCCTGCCGCGCCTGCTGCACCTGCCGGCCGCGCGCGCCGGCGGCTGGGTCGCGCGGGTCATCGAGCAGGCCGCCGTGGAGTCCAGCGAGCGCCGCCCCGGCGCCGAGGCGGTGCTGGAGCGGCTGGCCGAGATGATGTTCGTCGACACCGCGCGGCGCTACCTCGACGACCTGCCGGCGGACGCCACCGGCTGGCTGGCCGGCCTGCGCGACCGCCACGTCGGCCGCGCCCTGGCCCTGCTGCACGAGGCGCCGCAGCGGGCGTGGAGCATGGACGAACTCAGCCGCGAGGTCGGCCTGTCGCGCTCGGCGCTGCACGAGCGCTTCCTGCAGTTCCTCGCCCAGCCGCCGATGCACTACCTCGCGCAGTGGCGCATCCAGCTCGCCTCGCGCCTGCTGCGCGAGAGCAACCACACCGTCGCCGCCATCGCCCAGGAGGTCGGCTACGAGTCGGAAGCCGCCTTCTCGCGCGCCTTCCGGCGCCTGGTCGGCGTGCCGCCGGCGACCTGGCGACGCAGCGTGGCGGCACCGCGCGCCTGA
- a CDS encoding class I SAM-dependent methyltransferase → MNAPAQHCPATAASTTPQPDLAAIKARQQATWASGDFAVIGTTLQIVGESLAEAVDLRAGERVLDVAAGNGNATLAAARRFATVTSTDYVAHLLDKGAARAQAEGLAVEFRVADAENLPFAAASFDVALSTFGVMFTADQPRAAAELLRVVRPGGRIGLANWTPEGFIGELFRLIGAHVPPPAGLRSPLRWGDEAGLVELFGPQAADIRCTRQSFNFRYRSAAHWIDIFRRYYGPTHKAFAALDAAGQEALHADLKRLLETRNIGGADALVVPGEYLEVVIVRR, encoded by the coding sequence ATGAACGCACCCGCCCAGCACTGCCCGGCCACCGCCGCCAGCACCACGCCGCAACCCGACCTCGCCGCGATCAAGGCGCGCCAGCAGGCCACCTGGGCCAGCGGCGACTTCGCGGTGATCGGCACCACCCTGCAGATCGTCGGCGAGTCGCTGGCCGAGGCCGTCGACCTGCGCGCCGGCGAGCGCGTGCTCGACGTCGCCGCCGGCAACGGCAACGCCACCCTGGCCGCCGCGCGGCGCTTCGCCACGGTGACCTCCACCGACTACGTGGCGCACCTGCTCGACAAGGGCGCCGCGCGCGCCCAGGCCGAGGGCCTGGCGGTCGAGTTCCGGGTCGCCGACGCCGAGAACCTGCCGTTCGCCGCCGCCAGCTTCGACGTCGCGCTGTCCACCTTCGGCGTGATGTTCACCGCCGACCAGCCGCGCGCCGCCGCCGAGCTGCTGCGCGTGGTGCGCCCCGGCGGGCGCATCGGCCTGGCCAACTGGACGCCGGAGGGCTTCATCGGCGAGCTGTTCCGGTTGATCGGCGCCCATGTGCCGCCGCCGGCCGGCCTGCGCTCGCCGCTGCGCTGGGGTGACGAGGCCGGGCTGGTCGAACTGTTCGGCCCGCAGGCCGCCGACATCCGCTGCACGCGCCAGTCGTTCAACTTCCGCTACCGCTCGGCGGCGCACTGGATCGACATCTTCCGCCGCTACTACGGCCCCACCCACAAGGCCTTCGCCGCCCTCGACGCAGCCGGCCAGGAGGCGCTGCACGCCGACCTCAAGCGCCTGCTGGAGACGCGCAACATCGGCGGAGCGGATGCGCTGGTGGTGCCGGGGGAATACCTGGAGGTGGTGATCGTCCGGCGCTAG